TCCAATATTCTGAATTATCTCTACAAAGCGATACCTAAAATCTTTGTCGTTTTCTAAAAACCAATCTCTAGCATTTTTACCCAATACTTTTTTCTGGCAGCTATCCATCTCTAAAATTTGTTGAATTTGCTCTTCCAAATGCTTAATGTCAACATAATAATTTATGCCAAGCTGTTGCTTTTGGGTTCGGTTATAATCAACTAAAACGCCTCGTTCTGGTGTTAAAATTTCATTCATTGGTGGAGCATTTGTTGTTACAACAACTGCTTGACAACTCATTGCCTCAATAATAGAATGTCCAAACCCTTCAGACTCGGAAGGACATAAATGAATGCTTTGGGAATTTTGATAGGAGTGGAGTTGCTCATCGCTGATGTATTCAGCCCGATAATGAATATTAGGAGCAACTACCGATTGAGCATATTTGGGATTTTGGACAATGGTGAGTATCGGCCATTCAGGATGCTTTTGCCAAACCTGAATTAGGGCATTCATCCCTTTTTGAGGAGAACTCGAAAGGTGAAAGAAACCCCACTCATTTCTAGGGATACTAGAATTAAAGCGATCGCATCCTGTAAATCCGATCCATTTCGTTTGACATCCTAACTTTTGAAACACCTGTTCGGCGTGCTTTGTTTTACATAAAACCCAGTTGATTCCTCCTAAATAAGCGGTGGCTTCCGGACGAAACCATTCTTGATTAGGAATCAAACAATTAATCCGAGCAAACGGCAACCAACTAGGTAGAATATCTTCTAAAAATAGATTGATATCATATAACGGTTTGGCTTGGGTCGTGCGAGAAAGCCAATTCAAACTAGAATAGCGACGGCTAGGTCGCCAAAAGGGTTGAATGCTAACTTCAAATCCCGCAGATTTTAGGATATTCGCAATAATTTCGGTATCGCGTCTTAAACCCAGTTGATTATCCCAACGGATAATATTAACTCGCCTTTTCTTTAAGCTGTTTGTCATGCCATCATCAAAATTCTCAGATTTCTAGTAGATAGCACCGGGGAAAAAAGTTCCGAGTTCCGAGTCAGAAGAGAGAAGAAAGTACCCAGTTCCGTAGAGGCTTGCTTGGTGCATAGCAGTGTGCTGAGTTGATAGTGAGTTAGCAAGTTTTCCTATCTCCTCTTTCCCCAACTCCTAACTCCTAATTCCTAACCCCCTTCTTCTTCTCCCCATCCTCTTCTTCCCCAACTCCTAACTCCTAATTCCCAACCCCCTTCTTCCCCCCATCCTCTTCTTCCCCAACTCCTAACTCCTAATTCCTAACCCCCTTCTTCTTCCCCCCATCCTCTTCTTCCCCAACCCCCAACTCCCAATTCCCAACCCCCTTCTTCCCCTACCTCCCAATTCCCAAGACTTGCTGAAAAGCTTTCGGCGTCACCTCTCGCCATTCGCCGGGTTGTAGCCCCTCTAGTTTAAGGTGAGCGATCGCAACTCGGACTAAACGCAGCGTTGGAAAACCCACCGCCGCAGTCATCCGCCGCACTTGACGGTTGCGTCCTTCTGTGAGCGTCATCTCTAGCCAAGCGGTTGGAACCGACTTGCGGAAGCGGATCGGCGGATCGCGGGGAGGAAGTGAAGGTTCAGCTTCCAGCAAGCGAACCTGCGCCGGACGAGTGCGATAGTCCTGAATTTTAACCCCTTGGCGTAATTGTGACAAAGCCAATTCATCTGGAATGCGTTCCACCTGTACCCAATAGGTGCGAGGATGGGCAAATTGACGATGGGCGAGACGATGTTGTACCTGACCGTGATTCGTCAGTAGCAGCAAGCCTTCGCTATCTCGATCTAACCGTCCAACTGGATAGACATCCGGTACATTAATATAATCTTTTAGCGTTTTTCTTGGTTGCTCAGACGCATTATCAGTAAATTGACACAGAACATCGTAGGGTTTGTAAAACAACAGATAGCGATAGGACATAAACCCAAGAAAGTTATTCGGACAAGTCGGGAGATTGGAAAACAGCGCGATCGCGCCCGCTCGTTTTTGCCTGATATAATGCAGCATCCGCCGAAGCCAAAAGCAGGGTTTGCGAACTTTCGCTCGTCGGAACCACGCTAGAAACCCCCAGACTTAGGGTAACGCGATCGCTCACCACAGATGCAGCATGGGAGATCGCGCAAGTCCTCATTTCCGCCAAAATATTGCGAGCCACATACATCGCCCCTTCCCGACTCGTATTCGGTAAAATTACAATAAACTCTTCGCCCCCGTACCGCGCCACCAAATCTGCCGGACGCCGAGCCACCTGTTGCAACACCCTCGCAACCGCTTGCAAGCAGGCATCTCCCGCCTGATGGCCGTAGGTATCATTGTAGAGCTTAAAACAATCCACATCGCACAAAATCAACGACAGTTGCGGGGCTTCTGTCGTATTCCAACCTTCCCGCACTCCGCGCCGCCATTCCTTTTCTAAAACCTGATCGAAACAGCGACGGTTAGCCAACCCCGTCAACCCATCTAGGGAAGCCAAGCGTTGCAACTCCTGGTTGGCTGCTTCGAGTTGCTGAAACATTGACACCTGCTGTAACAGGCGCTTCACCCGCTGGCGCAATACCGGCCAATGAATGGGTTTAGTAACATAATCTGCGGCCCCTGCATCAAAGGCTCGATCCACCGACTCCGGATCGTCAAGGGCTGTAATCATTAAAATGGGAGTGCGATCGCCCTCAAAGAAAGAGCGCATCTTAGAACAGCAG
The Desertifilum tharense IPPAS B-1220 genome window above contains:
- a CDS encoding glycosyltransferase, which produces MTNSLKKRRVNIIRWDNQLGLRRDTEIIANILKSAGFEVSIQPFWRPSRRYSSLNWLSRTTQAKPLYDINLFLEDILPSWLPFARINCLIPNQEWFRPEATAYLGGINWVLCKTKHAEQVFQKLGCQTKWIGFTGCDRFNSSIPRNEWGFFHLSSSPQKGMNALIQVWQKHPEWPILTIVQNPKYAQSVVAPNIHYRAEYISDEQLHSYQNSQSIHLCPSESEGFGHSIIEAMSCQAVVVTTNAPPMNEILTPERGVLVDYNRTQKQQLGINYYVDIKHLEEQIQQILEMDSCQKKVLGKNARDWFLENDKDFRYRFVEIIQNIG
- a CDS encoding pseudouridine synthase, translated to MSYRYLLFYKPYDVLCQFTDNASEQPRKTLKDYINVPDVYPVGRLDRDSEGLLLLTNHGQVQHRLAHRQFAHPRTYWVQVERIPDELALSQLRQGVKIQDYRTRPAQVRLLEAEPSLPPRDPPIRFRKSVPTAWLEMTLTEGRNRQVRRMTAAVGFPTLRLVRVAIAHLKLEGLQPGEWREVTPKAFQQVLGIGR
- a CDS encoding PleD family two-component system response regulator, with translation MTDSLLPQPSPPLILIADDEKMMRNLLRRAMEKEGYQVVDVTDGESAIAAYQSLQPSVVLLDAIMPGMDGFTCCSKMRSFFEGDRTPILMITALDDPESVDRAFDAGAADYVTKPIHWPVLRQRVKRLLQQVSMFQQLEAANQELQRLASLDGLTGLANRRCFDQVLEKEWRRGVREGWNTTEAPQLSLILCDVDCFKLYNDTYGHQAGDACLQAVARVLQQVARRPADLVARYGGEEFIVILPNTSREGAMYVARNILAEMRTCAISHAASVVSDRVTLSLGVSSVVPTSESSQTLLLASADAALYQAKTSGRDRAVFQSPDLSE